One part of the Candidatus Eisenbacteria bacterium genome encodes these proteins:
- a CDS encoding zf-HC2 domain-containing protein: MGLLEDSEERALLDHAAECDTCRALLQSFVETESTESSRDIHIPSGMIARWERARQELTGLERAMVRQHLGRCADCRRELEFLGFEPTLEHVAGRELETPTREASEGLPREEETDKERRGSKDSVLKRGRRSLVRNRPLLVRWGVTGWAVAATAAALLLLARTEAPEAPPATSGLVPWVQPGLVRGDEEAISIEVSPEVRVIALPIVVPVSLLEDSEISIEIRSPSGIALLRTVVHREDIRSGTFVVFLRTARRFEDGLYEVLLRSGRLQEDVPYVERNYFRVRTTGAP, from the coding sequence CCTGTCGCGCGCTTCTGCAGTCCTTCGTCGAGACGGAAAGCACGGAGAGCTCGCGGGACATCCACATACCGAGCGGAATGATCGCCCGCTGGGAACGTGCGCGACAGGAACTCACGGGCCTGGAACGAGCGATGGTGCGACAGCACCTGGGCCGATGCGCGGACTGCAGGAGAGAACTCGAATTCCTAGGTTTCGAACCCACCCTTGAGCACGTGGCCGGACGCGAGTTGGAGACGCCGACAAGAGAGGCTTCGGAGGGTCTGCCGCGAGAGGAAGAAACGGACAAGGAACGTCGAGGCAGCAAGGATTCCGTCTTGAAGAGAGGCAGGAGATCTCTTGTCCGGAACCGTCCTCTCCTGGTTCGTTGGGGCGTCACTGGGTGGGCTGTTGCGGCCACGGCCGCCGCTCTCCTTCTCTTGGCTCGAACAGAGGCCCCAGAAGCTCCCCCCGCGACTTCCGGGCTCGTGCCCTGGGTGCAGCCCGGCCTCGTGCGGGGTGACGAGGAGGCGATCTCGATCGAAGTTTCCCCCGAGGTACGAGTCATCGCTCTACCAATCGTCGTTCCGGTTTCTCTCCTTGAGGATTCCGAGATTTCGATCGAGATCCGGTCGCCTTCGGGAATAGCCCTGTTGCGGACCGTTGTTCATAGGGAGGACATTCGTTCGGGGACCTTCGTTGTCTTCCTTCGGACCGCGCGCCGCTTCGAGGACGGCTTGTACGAAGTGCTTCTTCGGAGTGGACGGCTGCAGGAGGACGTGCCGTACGTCGAGCGGAACTACTTCCGTGTGAGGACGACGGGGGCTCCGTAG